The following are from one region of the Amedibacterium intestinale genome:
- a CDS encoding sensor histidine kinase: MKLKHYKKTWLKITTLLILLFTCASALFCVYQYRIYTQNNNQKMSQIISILQEKYPEVTDLEVIEILNNTEAGNYEGLLKFGIDPNKDSLVLKNEESFKLFLGITVFLNITMFGILLCYFLTYEKNKDKRIHDITRYIEEINKHNYEIDMEENEEDELSILKNEVYKTTIMLKESSENSLLDKINLKNSLSDISHQLKTPLTSMMIMLDAIIDDSDMDETIKKEFIQDIKREIMNMNFLIQSLLKLSKFDANVIHFMTEQVKVKDIICTSLKNVAALCDLKNIKVLVNGDERDTIQCDFKWQVEAITNIVKNCVEHSFDDSVIEISYGNEKIYSYIVIEDHGTGISKEELKHIFERFYKGKHSSKDSVGIGLSLAKKIIEQNNGTISVESKVHKGTRFTIKYF, translated from the coding sequence ATGAAGTTAAAACATTATAAAAAAACATGGTTAAAGATAACCACGCTGTTAATTTTATTATTTACATGTGCTTCTGCCTTGTTTTGCGTTTACCAGTATCGTATTTACACGCAAAACAATAATCAGAAAATGAGCCAGATTATTTCTATACTGCAAGAAAAATATCCAGAAGTAACGGATTTAGAAGTCATCGAAATATTAAATAATACAGAAGCAGGGAATTATGAAGGTTTATTGAAATTTGGGATTGATCCGAATAAAGACTCCCTGGTTTTAAAAAATGAAGAAAGCTTTAAATTATTTTTAGGTATCACAGTTTTTTTAAATATCACCATGTTTGGAATTTTGCTTTGTTATTTTTTAACGTATGAAAAAAATAAAGATAAAAGAATTCATGATATCACAAGATACATAGAAGAGATCAATAAGCATAATTATGAAATTGATATGGAAGAAAATGAAGAAGATGAACTCTCTATTTTAAAAAATGAGGTGTATAAAACGACAATTATGTTGAAAGAATCTTCAGAAAACTCGTTGTTAGATAAAATAAATTTAAAAAATTCTTTGTCTGATATTTCGCATCAGTTAAAAACACCGTTAACATCAATGATGATCATGCTGGATGCAATCATAGATGATTCGGATATGGATGAAACGATCAAAAAAGAATTTATACAGGATATAAAAAGAGAAATAATGAATATGAATTTCTTAATTCAGTCGTTATTAAAGTTATCTAAGTTTGATGCAAATGTCATACATTTTATGACAGAACAAGTGAAAGTTAAAGACATCATTTGTACATCTTTAAAAAATGTAGCTGCTTTATGTGATTTAAAAAATATTAAAGTTCTTGTGAATGGGGATGAAAGAGATACGATTCAATGTGATTTTAAATGGCAGGTAGAAGCGATTACGAATATAGTGAAAAACTGTGTAGAACATTCTTTTGATGATTCTGTTATTGAGATTTCTTATGGAAATGAAAAAATTTATTCTTATATTGTGATTGAAGATCATGGAACTGGTATTTCTAAAGAAGAATTAAAACATATCTTTGAAAGATTTTATAAAGGAAAACATTCTTCTAAAGATAGCGTTGGTATTGGTTTATCTCTTGCCAAGAAAATCATTGAACAAAATAATGGAACTATTTCAGTTGAATCTAAGGTTCATAAGGGTACTAGATTTACAATTAAATACTTCTAA
- a CDS encoding peptidoglycan-binding domain-containing protein, producing the protein MTKIIVDNVYENTLETYYRSEDDTMPYVYGNTMRVKEFRGSSRSSVLWTTNAAMEAWNATRRTYGSPIPFRYAFKRIWEGGHGRQSQHYAGVSFDVGQSLSQSQRNRIWNVAYDLGVWSYVEPQYMTPTWVHFDKRYGPPACSAGYPVVRSGSKGIYVLVLQDALNALGFSTRTLDGIFGANTRSALTSFQRNNGLVADGVCGCQTWTRLVNEAVGIGRTPSVIDP; encoded by the coding sequence ATGACAAAAATTATAGTTGATAATGTTTATGAAAATACGCTTGAAACGTATTATCGCAGTGAAGATGATACCATGCCTTATGTGTATGGAAATACCATGCGTGTTAAAGAATTTCGTGGTTCTTCTCGCTCTTCTGTATTATGGACTACAAACGCTGCCATGGAAGCATGGAATGCCACAAGAAGAACCTATGGTTCCCCTATTCCTTTCCGTTATGCATTTAAACGCATTTGGGAAGGAGGACATGGAAGACAGTCACAACACTATGCAGGTGTATCTTTTGATGTAGGACAAAGTTTAAGTCAATCACAAAGAAATCGTATTTGGAATGTTGCGTATGATCTAGGTGTATGGTCTTATGTGGAACCACAATATATGACACCAACATGGGTCCACTTTGACAAACGCTATGGTCCTCCGGCATGCAGTGCTGGTTACCCTGTTGTAAGAAGTGGAAGTAAAGGAATCTATGTGCTTGTATTACAAGATGCGTTAAATGCTTTAGGGTTTAGTACTCGTACATTAGATGGCATCTTTGGTGCTAATACGCGTTCTGCATTAACTTCTTTCCAAAGAAACAATGGATTGGTGGCTGATGGGGTATGTGGTTGTCAAACATGGACAAGACTTGTAAATGAAGCTGTTGGTATCGGAAGAACTCCATCGGTTATAGATCCTTAA
- a CDS encoding response regulator transcription factor — translation MDILLVEDNKAISKGLEYSLFKNDYHCIVKHDVINATSFLRNNKVDLIILDISLPDGNGFDLYQSVISELEIPTIFLTAKDSEDDVVLGLELGAEDYITKPFSTKELIARVNKILLRKKKNFIVQVCDISFDLDKMEVYKSGKPIPLTSLELKILALLFSNLNKVVTRNYILEKIWEWTGNDVNDNTVTVYMKRIRQKLGLDIIITIKGIGYRIDEVKTL, via the coding sequence TTGGATATTTTATTAGTAGAAGATAATAAGGCAATTTCAAAAGGATTAGAGTATTCTCTTTTTAAAAATGATTATCATTGTATTGTAAAACATGATGTTATAAATGCAACGTCTTTTTTAAGAAATAATAAAGTTGATTTAATCATTCTTGATATTTCACTTCCAGATGGAAATGGTTTTGACTTATACCAAAGCGTAATCAGTGAATTAGAAATACCGACAATTTTTCTTACCGCAAAAGATAGTGAAGATGATGTGGTATTAGGCTTAGAATTAGGTGCAGAAGATTATATTACAAAACCATTTTCTACAAAAGAATTGATTGCCAGAGTGAATAAAATCTTATTAAGAAAAAAGAAGAATTTCATTGTACAGGTATGTGATATTTCATTTGATTTGGACAAGATGGAAGTTTATAAAAGTGGTAAGCCAATCCCTTTAACAAGTTTAGAATTGAAAATTTTAGCACTTTTATTTTCTAATTTGAATAAAGTAGTGACAAGAAATTATATACTTGAAAAAATATGGGAATGGACAGGTAATGATGTAAATGATAATACGGTTACGGTGTATATGAAAAGAATAAGACAAAAATTAGGTCTTGATATCATTATTACAATAAAGGGAATAGGATATAGAATCGATGAAGTTAAAACATTATAA